In Geopsychrobacter electrodiphilus DSM 16401, a single window of DNA contains:
- a CDS encoding dihydrofolate reductase: MLLISIIVAMARNRCIGRDGRLPWHLSGDLQRFKQLTMGHSLLMGRKTFESIGRPLPGRTSYVLSRDAAFNAPGCHAFGDISAALVAAEAAGENELFVCGGEEIYRQMLPRCGRIYLTELEREVTGDAYFPPLPAEQFQRVRRVTLVEDETYTFSVYERRG; the protein is encoded by the coding sequence TTGTTGCTGATCTCAATCATCGTCGCCATGGCCAGAAACCGCTGCATCGGCCGCGACGGCCGACTCCCCTGGCATCTCTCCGGGGATCTGCAACGCTTCAAACAGCTGACCATGGGGCATAGCCTGCTGATGGGGCGCAAGACCTTTGAATCTATCGGCAGACCGTTGCCGGGGCGGACCAGTTATGTCCTCAGCCGGGACGCAGCGTTTAATGCCCCGGGCTGTCACGCCTTTGGCGATATTAGCGCGGCGTTGGTTGCCGCCGAGGCAGCCGGTGAGAATGAACTCTTTGTTTGCGGTGGCGAGGAGATTTATCGTCAAATGCTGCCGCGCTGCGGACGTATCTATCTGACCGAGCTTGAACGTGAGGTTACGGGCGATGCCTATTTCCCGCCGCTACCGGCAGAACAATTCCAGCGGGTACGACGGGTCACCCTGGTTGAGGATGAGACCTATACCTTTTCGGTGTACGAACGCAGGGGGTAG
- the cydB gene encoding cytochrome d ubiquinol oxidase subunit II yields the protein MLGNLDWSTLQQLWWLIVSVVGGLFVFLTFVQGGQTLILTLAADANEKTLITNSLGRKWELTFTTLVLFGGAFYASFPLFYASSFGGAYWVWLAILFTFIIQAVSYEFRRKPNNFLGQKTYEIFLFINGTVGVLLIGAALGTFFTGSNFTLNAYNLVHWTHSLRGLEAAFSLFNLSFGLFLVFLARTLGALYLANNLDHDSLVRRLKKSGFNNLLCALPFLLYVLVSLILMDGYAVNPVSGVVTMEAHKYLNNLLQMPLNLVLLLSGLALVIVGVVLNRFTASVRGIWPAGLGTVLTCLAIFFLAGYNNTAFYPSKVDLASSLTIYNASSSHYTLTMMSYVALTVPFVLAYIIWVWRQMDSQKLTLKELTADKKSY from the coding sequence ATGCTCGGAAACCTTGACTGGTCGACGTTACAGCAACTCTGGTGGTTGATCGTTTCTGTCGTCGGTGGGCTCTTCGTCTTTCTGACCTTCGTTCAGGGGGGGCAAACCCTGATTTTAACCCTGGCGGCCGACGCCAACGAAAAGACCCTGATCACCAACTCCCTCGGACGCAAATGGGAATTGACCTTTACCACTCTGGTTCTCTTCGGCGGGGCCTTCTACGCCTCATTCCCGCTCTTTTATGCCTCGAGTTTCGGCGGGGCCTATTGGGTCTGGCTGGCGATTCTGTTTACCTTTATCATCCAGGCGGTCAGCTATGAATTCCGACGTAAACCGAATAATTTCCTCGGTCAGAAGACCTACGAAATTTTTCTGTTCATCAACGGGACCGTCGGGGTGTTACTGATCGGTGCCGCGCTCGGAACCTTTTTTACCGGATCAAATTTCACTCTCAACGCATATAATCTGGTTCACTGGACACATTCGCTGCGTGGTCTTGAAGCCGCTTTCAGCCTGTTCAATCTCAGCTTCGGACTCTTTCTGGTGTTTCTGGCACGGACCCTCGGTGCGCTCTATCTGGCGAACAACCTCGACCACGACAGTCTGGTCCGGCGTCTGAAAAAATCGGGGTTCAACAACCTGCTCTGCGCCCTGCCCTTTCTGCTCTACGTGCTGGTCAGCCTGATATTGATGGATGGCTACGCGGTCAATCCGGTCAGCGGGGTTGTCACCATGGAAGCCCATAAATATCTCAACAATCTGCTCCAGATGCCGCTCAATCTGGTGCTGCTGCTCTCTGGACTGGCGCTGGTCATTGTCGGGGTCGTTTTGAATCGTTTTACCGCATCGGTGCGCGGAATCTGGCCGGCGGGCCTGGGCACGGTGCTGACCTGCCTGGCGATCTTCTTTCTCGCCGGCTACAACAACACCGCCTTCTATCCGTCCAAGGTCGATCTGGCCAGCAGCCTGACCATTTACAACGCGTCAAGCAGTCACTACACCCTGACCATGATGTCCTACGTTGCCCTGACCGTCCCCTTTGTGCTGGCTTATATCATCTGGGTCTGGCGCCAGATGGATAGCCAAAAATTAACCCTGAAAGAATTGACCGCCGACAAAAAAAGCTACTGA
- a CDS encoding cytochrome ubiquinol oxidase subunit I: MIESLDLSMVNWARGTFALTAMYHWIFVPLTLGLSFLCAFFETIYVRTGNPQWKTLTRFWMTLFGINFAIGVATGIILEFEFGTNWSNYSWMVGDIFGAPLAIEGILAFFLEATFFAVMFFGWNRVSQKFHLFSTWMVAVGSSLSALWILVANGWMQYPIGMSFNPETARFEMQDLWAVISSPVAISHFVHATSSGFLLSSLFVLGISSWYLLKKRHIEFAKRSIAVACVFGLLSSCFVAFTGDEHAYITARTQPMKLAAMEALYDGGLPTGLAVIGLINPEKKPGDHKDAFFYKIEIPGMLTLLAKRSFQGFVPGINDLVYGNPTQGIVGVGEKIARGKQAVANLSAYKRASATGDKPAAEAALSRFDQDQKFLGYGYLNAPEEAVPSVLLTYYAFRIMVMLGMFFILLFVVYIYLMEKNRLEEKTFILKLGVASLFLGWVASQAGWVVSEVGRQPWAIQGLLPVSIARSNLDSGTVMVTFFLFLTLFTALLIAELKIMVKQISIGPEGE; encoded by the coding sequence GTGATTGAGTCGCTTGATTTGAGTATGGTGAACTGGGCGCGAGGGACCTTCGCCCTGACCGCCATGTACCACTGGATATTCGTACCTTTGACTCTGGGACTCTCTTTTCTGTGCGCATTTTTCGAGACGATTTATGTCCGCACCGGCAACCCGCAGTGGAAAACCCTGACGCGCTTCTGGATGACGCTGTTCGGGATCAATTTCGCGATCGGGGTCGCCACCGGCATTATTCTGGAGTTTGAGTTCGGCACCAACTGGTCGAACTACTCCTGGATGGTCGGCGACATCTTCGGCGCACCCCTGGCGATCGAGGGGATTCTGGCATTTTTTCTCGAAGCGACCTTCTTCGCCGTCATGTTCTTCGGCTGGAACCGGGTGTCACAAAAATTCCACCTATTTTCAACCTGGATGGTTGCCGTCGGCTCCAGCCTCTCGGCCCTCTGGATTCTGGTCGCCAACGGTTGGATGCAGTACCCGATCGGAATGAGCTTCAACCCCGAAACCGCCCGTTTCGAAATGCAGGATCTGTGGGCGGTGATCTCATCCCCGGTGGCTATCAGCCATTTTGTCCATGCCACCAGCTCGGGGTTCCTGCTCTCTTCACTCTTTGTTCTCGGGATTTCCAGCTGGTACCTGCTCAAGAAGCGACATATCGAGTTCGCCAAGCGCTCGATCGCCGTAGCCTGCGTTTTTGGTTTGCTCAGTTCATGCTTCGTGGCCTTCACCGGGGATGAGCATGCCTACATCACCGCCCGCACCCAACCGATGAAGCTGGCCGCGATGGAAGCACTGTACGATGGTGGATTGCCCACCGGACTGGCGGTCATCGGCCTGATCAACCCGGAGAAAAAACCGGGAGATCACAAGGACGCGTTCTTCTACAAAATCGAAATTCCGGGGATGCTGACACTACTGGCCAAACGCAGCTTTCAGGGTTTTGTGCCGGGGATTAATGATCTGGTCTACGGCAACCCGACTCAGGGGATTGTCGGGGTCGGGGAAAAAATCGCGCGCGGCAAGCAGGCAGTCGCTAACCTGAGCGCCTATAAAAGAGCCAGTGCCACCGGGGATAAACCTGCAGCCGAGGCGGCCCTCAGCCGCTTTGATCAGGATCAGAAATTCCTCGGTTACGGTTATCTGAACGCGCCCGAAGAGGCGGTGCCTTCGGTCCTGCTGACCTACTATGCCTTCCGCATCATGGTCATGTTGGGGATGTTTTTCATCCTGTTGTTCGTAGTTTATATCTACCTGATGGAAAAAAATCGTCTGGAAGAAAAGACTTTCATCCTCAAGCTGGGTGTCGCCTCACTCTTCCTGGGCTGGGTGGCATCCCAGGCGGGCTGGGTCGTCTCCGAAGTCGGCCGCCAACCCTGGGCGATTCAGGGTCTACTGCCGGTCAGCATTGCCCGCTCAAACCTCGATTCCGGCACGGTCATGGTGACGTTTTTCCTGTTCTTGACCCTCTTCACCGCGCTGTTGATCGCAGAACTGAAGATCATGGTCAAGCAAATCTCTATCGGTCCGGAAGGAGAATAA
- a CDS encoding DUF4492 domain-containing protein, with protein sequence MLKNAVDLYLNGFRSMVVGRTLWKIILLKLFIIFAVLKLFFFPDFLASRFDTDSQCADYVLQQLTSPSTKGR encoded by the coding sequence ATGCTTAAAAATGCCGTTGATCTCTACCTGAATGGCTTTCGTTCCATGGTTGTGGGGCGCACCCTGTGGAAAATCATCCTGCTCAAGCTGTTTATTATCTTTGCCGTCCTGAAGCTGTTCTTTTTCCCCGACTTTTTAGCCAGTCGCTTTGATACCGATTCACAGTGCGCTGACTATGTTCTGCAGCAGCTGACCTCGCCATCAACAAAAGGGCGCTAA
- a CDS encoding SIMPL domain-containing protein has protein sequence MRYLYFLLPVLFLSACVPPQPVAAQKQVSQLSVRGEATLKVKPDQVEMSLEAVTTGATADAAMVSNNAAMGRLQQLLLTEGLTSADYHTGQFSIQPQWSRPPRPAPANWAPEIVGYQVNNSLQIATTHVELAGHLLALAQQAGVNKASQLRFSLADSEISSRQAIAEATNRARQRAETLASAAGVKLGRLLEARVDDSGAVARPMLMMAEGVSARAVNNVPLNAGEVEVHAAVILRYALVD, from the coding sequence ATGCGCTACCTATATTTTTTACTTCCCGTCCTCTTCCTGTCCGCTTGCGTCCCACCCCAGCCTGTGGCCGCACAAAAACAAGTCTCGCAGCTCAGTGTCCGCGGTGAAGCGACACTCAAGGTCAAACCGGATCAGGTGGAAATGTCGCTTGAGGCGGTGACGACCGGTGCGACGGCCGATGCGGCGATGGTGAGCAACAACGCTGCGATGGGGCGCCTGCAGCAATTACTGTTGACGGAAGGCTTGACCTCAGCCGACTACCACACCGGTCAATTCAGCATCCAGCCGCAGTGGAGTCGACCGCCGCGACCGGCGCCTGCCAATTGGGCGCCTGAAATTGTCGGCTATCAGGTGAATAACAGTTTGCAGATTGCGACCACGCATGTCGAATTGGCCGGGCACCTGCTGGCGTTAGCGCAGCAGGCCGGGGTGAACAAGGCGAGCCAGCTGAGATTTTCGCTGGCCGATTCCGAGATCTCAAGCCGTCAGGCGATCGCCGAAGCAACAAACCGGGCGCGCCAGCGGGCTGAAACCCTGGCGAGTGCCGCCGGGGTGAAATTGGGTCGGCTGCTTGAAGCGCGGGTCGATGACAGCGGCGCGGTTGCGCGCCCGATGCTGATGATGGCCGAAGGTGTGTCGGCCCGGGCGGTGAACAATGTGCCGCTCAACGCCGGGGAGGTCGAGGTACACGCGGCAGTGATCTTACGTTATGCGCTGGTGGACTGA
- a CDS encoding winged helix-turn-helix transcriptional regulator: MNEPVYRCGVEVTLSVIGGKWKGLILWHLRLKTLRFSQLQRRLQSVTQKMLTQQLRELEAEGLIHRQVFAEVPPKVEYSLTERGLSVVPMLELMCDWGQDYLRETKGIELDCADIKAPASA; encoded by the coding sequence ATGAACGAACCTGTTTATCGTTGTGGTGTCGAAGTCACTCTGTCTGTTATTGGCGGAAAATGGAAGGGTTTGATCCTCTGGCACCTGCGTCTTAAAACCCTGCGCTTCAGTCAACTCCAACGCCGCCTGCAGTCCGTCACCCAGAAGATGCTGACCCAGCAATTACGTGAACTTGAGGCAGAAGGTTTGATCCATCGCCAGGTCTTTGCCGAGGTCCCCCCAAAGGTTGAATATTCGCTGACAGAACGTGGACTTAGTGTGGTCCCCATGCTTGAGCTGATGTGTGATTGGGGACAGGATTATCTCCGGGAGACCAAAGGAATTGAGCTGGATTGCGCCGACATCAAAGCCCCGGCTTCCGCGTAA